One genomic region from Nocardia vinacea encodes:
- a CDS encoding protein kinase domain-containing protein has translation MELHPLHPARWVLDQLRRHGWHIQDLLAFTRSSTLALAHRDGEESVVVKAGFGSNHVLAAMPEGDRPAAYGFYWYQQMSPAERTMARSDFRHERDLVRECTGVAHVVPLLAEGHCEDFDWYTMPHYPDGNFATLMATTGTEPSALAGQLSILADIAEGLAELHRRGVVHRDVYQENILIDHGRGLITDLGAARRLHAPHGPRHRGPEVHWPPEYLTEYERAGPPADVFSLAVLTHRVLLGDIPRLAIPPSFASIPNPLSTALRSSLAHTPADRPSMTEFRNALQRAAIRATTAKTP, from the coding sequence ATGGAGCTGCACCCTCTACATCCGGCGCGATGGGTCCTGGACCAACTTCGGCGGCATGGCTGGCACATACAAGACCTCCTCGCATTCACCCGCTCGAGCACCCTGGCCCTCGCGCACCGCGACGGAGAGGAATCGGTCGTGGTGAAGGCCGGATTCGGCAGCAACCACGTGCTCGCCGCGATGCCCGAAGGCGACCGGCCCGCCGCGTACGGCTTCTACTGGTACCAGCAGATGAGCCCCGCCGAACGAACCATGGCTCGCAGCGACTTCCGCCACGAACGCGACCTCGTCCGCGAATGCACCGGAGTAGCCCACGTCGTCCCGCTGCTCGCCGAAGGGCACTGTGAGGACTTCGACTGGTACACCATGCCGCACTATCCCGACGGCAACTTCGCCACCCTGATGGCCACTACCGGAACCGAACCATCGGCACTCGCCGGGCAACTATCCATCCTGGCCGACATCGCCGAAGGACTTGCTGAACTCCACCGCCGCGGAGTCGTACACCGCGACGTCTACCAAGAGAACATCCTGATCGACCACGGACGCGGCCTCATCACCGATCTCGGCGCCGCCCGCCGCCTCCACGCCCCACACGGTCCCCGTCACCGCGGCCCCGAAGTCCACTGGCCACCCGAATACCTCACCGAGTACGAGAGGGCCGGACCGCCCGCCGACGTATTCAGCCTGGCGGTACTCACCCATCGAGTGCTACTCGGCGACATCCCCCGCCTCGCAATACCCCCATCCTTCGCGAGCATTCCCAACCCCTTGAGCACTGCGCTCCGATCCTCACTCGCACACACCCCGGCAGACCGACCAAGCATGACGGAATTCCGAAATGCGCTGCAGCGGGCCGCCATCCGCGCCACCACGGCGAAAACGCCGTGA
- a CDS encoding AAA family ATPase yields MLIALEGAAGTGKSTLRDRILTRASDRSIAITHLGQFSWLSLPATRTLVALRAGRALVDENTATTAVLDDLILHARHNIGPATRAQHVITDRLILSSACLLAATHTRPVEHYLSTLAAASRIQPDLTVVLTTPPEICRRRLATRPTAARPGDAPDVALEQHRLYKQAANAWQHTVNRPLWRRRLLTPRDTDRVCDEILDHLHPPIPGETL; encoded by the coding sequence ATGCTGATCGCCCTCGAAGGTGCCGCCGGCACAGGCAAATCCACGCTGCGTGATCGAATACTCACCCGCGCGTCCGACCGCAGCATCGCAATCACCCACCTCGGCCAGTTCTCCTGGCTGTCACTGCCAGCCACACGAACCTTGGTCGCACTGCGCGCCGGTCGCGCCCTCGTCGATGAAAACACCGCCACCACAGCAGTTCTCGACGATCTGATCCTGCACGCCCGGCACAATATCGGCCCCGCCACCCGAGCACAGCATGTCATCACAGACCGGCTCATCCTCTCCTCGGCATGCCTGCTCGCCGCCACCCACACACGCCCCGTCGAGCACTACCTCAGCACCCTAGCGGCAGCATCCCGAATCCAACCGGATCTCACCGTCGTATTGACCACCCCACCCGAGATCTGCCGCCGCAGACTCGCCACCAGACCCACCGCTGCCCGCCCCGGCGATGCCCCCGACGTTGCCCTCGAACAGCACCGCCTCTATAAGCAGGCCGCAAATGCATGGCAGCACACGGTCAACCGCCCGCTCTGGCGCCGACGACTCCTCACTCCCCGCGACACCGACCGCGTCTGCGACGAAATCCTCGACCACCTGCACCCGCCTATCCCAGGAGAAACGTTGTGA
- a CDS encoding radical SAM/SPASM domain-containing protein yields MNGDNDSPYLTMTQTGTETAVSVICKLRGETCDIDCLYCYEKRKESPGGARIGVQDIARLPQLFGGRRLVVELHGGEPLTAGQPYLREVLAALAEQPLVQRVTLQTNGIRLDDSWLDLFDEVYPDLRIGISLDGDRRGNIWRVGYDGEEIYPAIVAALDRCGARGRKVGIITAVTPAVLGRAAAVLDHLTSFPAVDAISFVPCFDSSITKQTATTGYRESPSRISQRANISDAGPAWAITPDEYADFVLAAAVRWVHGGAHRRVKLEPIVSAIRRLRGADTGFCHFSNLKCDHVFTLYPDGRFGSCDELPWPEAQLGQLPDFSAAHEIAAAQRQLPLLVKGRSLTSKCTTCRYRNSCGGGCLATRLRAVASAGSDEDYCRYRMRLIDGVAALIATPATPSAIFCRRVHARPRQINAMADVAGFLSRWRDPQVPHQPVRLEVSDYGNVNTVGAPGTHEADDLDPLHPLWREAIEPGVWSLVDAITTGWGLVTYDSCQGHPYTGLSLTPAERRFGILPRSADEYATVATALCRALASIESRVPESIQVVIGRADLSCTTTSARFPVLDVRFERTEGYDWSTYFADLDSATSVMVDALTTTFLDAVIECGCSTASHADSGAA; encoded by the coding sequence ATGAACGGGGACAACGACAGCCCGTACTTGACGATGACGCAAACCGGAACCGAGACAGCGGTGTCGGTCATCTGCAAGCTGCGCGGAGAGACTTGCGACATCGACTGTCTCTACTGCTATGAGAAACGCAAGGAATCCCCGGGCGGCGCCCGCATCGGTGTGCAGGACATAGCGCGGTTGCCGCAGCTGTTCGGCGGTCGTCGGTTGGTGGTGGAGTTGCACGGCGGGGAACCCCTGACCGCCGGGCAGCCCTACCTGCGTGAGGTGCTCGCCGCCTTGGCCGAACAGCCGCTGGTGCAACGCGTGACGTTGCAAACCAACGGAATCCGCCTCGACGATTCGTGGTTGGACCTGTTCGACGAGGTGTATCCCGACCTGCGGATCGGGATCTCCCTCGACGGCGACCGCCGCGGAAACATCTGGCGCGTCGGCTACGACGGCGAGGAAATCTACCCCGCCATCGTCGCCGCACTGGACCGATGCGGTGCGCGCGGCCGAAAGGTCGGCATCATCACCGCGGTGACCCCCGCCGTACTCGGTCGGGCGGCGGCCGTTCTGGATCATCTGACGAGCTTCCCCGCAGTGGACGCGATCAGTTTCGTCCCCTGTTTCGACTCATCGATCACGAAACAGACCGCCACCACTGGTTACCGGGAATCACCCAGTCGGATTTCGCAGCGCGCCAACATATCCGATGCAGGACCGGCATGGGCGATCACCCCCGACGAGTACGCCGATTTCGTCCTCGCCGCCGCGGTTCGGTGGGTGCACGGCGGCGCGCATCGCAGAGTGAAACTGGAGCCGATCGTCTCGGCGATTCGGCGGCTGCGAGGCGCTGACACCGGGTTCTGCCACTTCTCCAACCTCAAGTGCGACCATGTGTTCACCCTCTATCCCGACGGCAGGTTCGGCAGCTGCGACGAATTGCCTTGGCCCGAAGCGCAATTAGGCCAGCTGCCCGATTTCTCCGCAGCACACGAGATCGCCGCAGCGCAGCGGCAACTACCGCTGTTGGTGAAGGGCCGGTCCCTGACCAGCAAATGCACCACCTGCCGCTACCGAAACAGCTGTGGCGGCGGCTGTTTGGCCACGCGACTGCGCGCAGTCGCCTCCGCCGGCAGTGACGAAGACTACTGCCGATACCGGATGCGGCTGATCGACGGCGTCGCGGCCCTGATCGCCACCCCCGCAACTCCTTCGGCCATATTCTGCCGACGGGTGCATGCGCGTCCTCGACAGATCAACGCAATGGCAGATGTCGCAGGGTTCCTCAGCCGCTGGCGTGACCCACAGGTGCCTCACCAGCCAGTGCGGTTGGAGGTCAGCGACTACGGCAACGTCAACACCGTCGGCGCCCCGGGCACGCACGAAGCCGATGATCTGGATCCGCTGCATCCGCTGTGGCGTGAGGCTATCGAACCCGGCGTCTGGTCGCTGGTCGACGCGATCACCACCGGGTGGGGGTTGGTGACCTACGACAGCTGCCAGGGCCATCCCTACACCGGACTGTCGCTCACCCCGGCCGAACGTCGCTTCGGGATCCTTCCCCGTAGCGCCGACGAATACGCCACCGTCGCCACCGCGCTGTGCCGCGCCCTCGCCTCGATCGAATCCCGTGTACCCGAATCGATTCAGGTCGTCATCGGCCGCGCGGACCTGTCGTGCACCACGACTAGTGCCCGGTTTCCGGTGCTGGATGTGCGGTTCGAACGCACCGAGGGCTATGACTGGTCTACCTACTTCGCCGACCTCGATTCCGCGACCTCCGTGATGGTGGATGCGCTTACCACCACTTTCCTGGATGCCGTCATCGAATGTGGTTGCAGCACAGCGTCTCACGCCGACAGCGGCGCGGCATGA
- a CDS encoding NUDIX hydrolase — translation MPEKVVKEKVMVYVVRDGKLLVFRHTDYSWEEVGIQVPAGSIRAGETPEDAALREAREETGLSEFKIVRKLGEAEYDISPYRFEIQHRHFFELELCQDATDRWASQEDHDGEAEPTRFECFWIPLQAAHVLQSGQGALLGRLVD, via the coding sequence ATGCCCGAGAAGGTCGTCAAGGAGAAGGTAATGGTCTACGTCGTTCGCGACGGCAAGCTGCTGGTGTTCCGCCACACCGACTACTCGTGGGAGGAAGTCGGGATCCAGGTGCCCGCCGGCAGCATTCGCGCCGGGGAAACGCCCGAGGATGCGGCGCTGCGCGAAGCGCGGGAGGAGACCGGGCTGTCGGAGTTCAAGATCGTACGCAAGCTCGGAGAAGCCGAGTACGACATCAGCCCCTACCGGTTCGAGATCCAGCACCGGCACTTCTTCGAACTGGAGTTGTGCCAGGACGCGACGGACCGGTGGGCAAGCCAGGAAGACCACGACGGCGAGGCAGAGCCGACACGGTTCGAATGCTTCTGGATTCCGCTGCAAGCCGCCCACGTCCTGCAATCAGGACAGGGCGCTCTGCTCGGCCGCCTCGTCGACTGA
- a CDS encoding aKG-HExxH-type peptide beta-hydroxylase: MNELDAIFELPRITMFHRSRTETIQRLIGASGAGVSPDPHLEMNYALAHHCLEGTEQAARTGDRDRFAWYRAAVIDPPAAWFESTSRGPKIIQAPSRTGMHVSPIAETPYYLLGPETQAAPPGLVELSDQALGIAAEHGFGQLVDNHAPIVCLLETKSPDATLNSWTISRLPGTVFLDHTADPSILARDIIHEAGHNWLNDALAATGTTISDEVSFYSPWKKAQRPAFGLLHACWAFPLTMLFATRAAATAAQPSRRILAAYLAQQCDTLATVNEIHEQALRLVTDAELRERLAAIYAAAATIGMARKTA, encoded by the coding sequence GTGAACGAGTTGGATGCGATCTTCGAACTTCCCCGCATCACCATGTTTCATCGTTCCCGAACCGAGACCATTCAAAGGCTCATCGGAGCTTCCGGCGCCGGTGTCAGCCCAGATCCTCATCTCGAGATGAACTACGCCCTCGCCCACCACTGCCTCGAAGGCACAGAACAGGCCGCACGCACCGGGGACCGAGACCGTTTCGCGTGGTACCGCGCCGCGGTCATCGACCCACCGGCAGCGTGGTTCGAATCCACTTCTCGCGGACCGAAAATCATCCAGGCTCCAAGCCGCACCGGTATGCACGTCTCGCCAATCGCCGAGACGCCCTACTACCTGCTTGGCCCCGAAACCCAGGCGGCACCCCCAGGGCTGGTCGAACTCAGCGACCAGGCACTCGGCATAGCGGCAGAGCATGGCTTCGGCCAACTCGTTGACAACCATGCGCCCATCGTGTGCTTGCTGGAAACCAAAAGCCCCGACGCCACTCTCAACAGCTGGACCATCAGCCGGCTACCGGGCACCGTGTTTCTCGATCACACCGCGGACCCGTCCATCCTGGCCAGAGACATCATCCACGAAGCCGGCCACAACTGGCTCAACGACGCACTCGCGGCCACCGGCACCACGATCAGCGACGAGGTCAGTTTCTACTCACCATGGAAGAAGGCTCAACGTCCCGCGTTCGGCCTGCTCCACGCCTGCTGGGCGTTTCCGCTCACCATGCTCTTCGCGACGCGCGCGGCAGCCACCGCTGCGCAGCCGAGCAGGCGGATTCTCGCCGCTTACCTGGCGCAGCAGTGCGACACATTGGCCACGGTCAACGAAATCCACGAACAAGCGCTGCGTCTGGTCACCGACGCCGAACTGCGAGAACGGCTCGCTGCCATCTATGCCGCCGCAGCGACGATCGGAATGGCCAGAAAGACAGCCTGA